In Saccharomyces eubayanus strain FM1318 chromosome II, whole genome shotgun sequence, the genomic stretch ACAGATAAGAAGAGGCAAACTAGATCGAATTCTGTTGAAGATGGTGACGATCGCGACGATCgcgacgatgacgacgacgatgacgatgatgacgatgattaTCGCGAGGATGCATTGGAggaagacgatgaagatgacgacCACATGGGAAGCActgatgacgatgaagacgatggCGATGACGAGCGAGAGGAGGGAAGCCTCAAGGTACGCAGACGGGACGATAAGACGGAAACTCCAAGGAAGAGAAAACCAACAGAACTAGACAACTTCGAATATGACGACCAGCCATCGCYCACAGGTAAGGACCTCACAACGCCGAAAAAGTGTAAACATAACACGACGGGcagattttcaataatagaGTCGCCCTCGTCATCACTGCTGAGCAGCAGTCATGCGATGATATCCAGCCAAGAGGAGGAGAAAGATGATGATCATGGATTGAGAAATGACGAGGGCCTGAACGACGGGCTGTCACAGGATGACGAATTGGTCAGTCCGTCGATGAGTTCCTCGCAAGAGGATAAGATGATTGCGATTGCTGGTATCACGTACCGCGAGAATATCAGCAGTCCATTGGGCAAGAAGTTCAGGTGATCACCAGATGACCTGGTTTGCATAACATAATGTATTGGTAGTAACaaaatacatatacataatatttcatttttttcgtgCTTTTTGTTTGGTAATTCTTCAGGATCTTGGttatttatgtatatatagaatGAGATAATAGTTTATTTAATCTTGgttgatattttttggctttttttttttttcggtttttgcttttgctAGGGATAATGTCCCTGctaataaataatgaagaaggGGGGGTTAAGTTACTAGAATATAAAATACATgtaaattttcatttatgGTGTGGGTGCGTGTGTGTACGCTTGATTGTTTGGTTGTTTCTGTTTTATGTGCATGAAAAAATGTACGTATCACACATCTTACCATCTCATCATGGACATGTCACTTCTGATTCTCATGTAGTCTAATAACCCTTCGATTTGACCAGTACCAGCGATGGCGATGTCTTGGTCCCATAATCTCTTGCCAGCCCAAGCCTTGACGTCTTTAACGGTTACGGCATCGATCTTCTTGAAGGCTTCATCCAAAGATTCTTTGGAGCCCTTAGCAAGCACTTCTGCACCTAACAGGTTAGCGTCGTTGGCAGGGTTGCCGGACTGGTATAGCTGTCCCAAGTGCAATTTCAACAGTGACTTAGCACGTTCCACTTCAGTGTCAGTCACGGAAATGGTCAATCTGTTCCATTGCTTCAGAGTGAAATGCATCAGGTCGTCAATATTGGTGACGTTTCTGGTGGCAGTAGAGAACCCCCATAAACCGGAATCTTTGTAAGATAGCGAAAAATGGTTGAAAGAGTCGCACAATTGGTATTCTTGTATGTTGTCTAGTAATTTGATACCTTGCAATCTGGAAGCGGGTTCGAAAGCGTTGTAGGAGCCAAAGATTTGAGCGGCTAATTTGGCGACGAAATAATGTGGGGAAGTGACAGATTCACCTTCCACAGCCAAAGAAATCCAAGCCTTGGGCAAAGTGTCGTCTCTTAACCTGACCTCGGAGCCCAAAAAGGaggatttcttcttgagtTCTGGCTTGGTGCCGTTCTGCAAGCTTAGGTTCTTGGATTCAATGTGATTCACTAAATCCTCGTGTTTGATGTTACCGGTACCCACAATCACAGCATTTGAATTTAAGAAGTGGTTGTGAGCAAAAGACTCCATATCAGCGACCACCAAGTTCTCTAGGGACTCTTGAGTACCTCTAGTTGGTAGAGATAGCGGAGTATTTTGGAAAGCGGTGGAGTGCAAATGTTCCAGGACTCTGTTGGGTTGATCAATCTCTTCGAAATCCTGAACTTGCTTCAAGACGGATTTTTTTGTAGTCTCGAAATTAGAAGAGGACAGCAAACTGGCTCTTTGCTGGATAAAAGACTGgttcaaaaaatccaacGATTTAGCAGTAGAATCTGGTAACGAAGAAACAACGTAAGATTGAAAGTCTCTGGAGACAGTGGAGGACAGGGCCAAGCCATCCTTGGCGGCCGTGGCCGCACTTTCCCTGGAGAGGAAGATATTTTTCCATAAGTTGGAAACCCCATTGTTGTAAGGGTTTTCGTTAGCAGAACCGGAACCGAAGACCACACCAACGGAGGCAGATTGCGCAAAAGGGTTATGTTCCGTGGCAACAACCATCCCGTTGGATAATTGAGTCACCTGGGCCTTGGGGGCTGGAGCAGCGGTGGCCAAGGTCCTTTTGAACTGGTTGGAGACAGTCTTTGAAGTTACTGATCTGAGCATTTTTtatactattattattattattattattattattatgagTATCTCGCGATGATGATGTTCTTGTTATTATATCTCCACAATTGCTCTGGTTAGCAATGGTAACAATTTAATACAGGGGCGTGCGACTTATACGGAAAGAGATGAGAGTATCTTCTTTGCAAAGCTAGTGCTTTATTAtatgtttgtttttctcgAATAAGATGGGGGGGAAAGACAGTAGGGGAATATCGGATAGGGAGCGCGGTAGGCCTTCATTTTTCTAGTTTGACTTTTATTTGGTGCAGCAGGCGGCGGGCCTTAGTACATCCAGAGACGAAAAAGCGGTTTGAATTTATTGTAATTTCATTGGTGCAAAACATCAGTCCTCCGGGTTACCATTAAAAGCCATTTTAAATGTTACCCTGCATCAATCCGGGTCATGGGTCCCGTACAGAGGTATATATTCTTGtcgttttttcttttttccacaGATGGGTCTGGGTGTGGGTGGAAAGGGTGCCAAGTACTCCACAGAAAGTCACCGCGCTGACTCATTTGCGCGTTCCGTCCCCGCCGTGCCGAAGCCGTGTGATGTAACGCTGTGTAACGCGCGACGGGCCGAGGGTCGGAATTATACCCCGGACTGGCGGCTGCATCCTATTGGTTCGGCGGCTGCTGCAAGGCCCGAAATGCGGCCAAGGGTTTTCCTTCTTTCGGCATTGTGAGGCATTTCCCCATACTTTTATACCGGCTCTAATACTTCGAGAAAGCTGCGAAGAtgacaaaaaaaggcaaagcCGAAGACAATATGCCCGCTTGCCCATGCAGCATGATTGGTAATGTTTTCGGATGCTGCTTGCGTGCTTCCGCGGGCGATATATCCTTAAATAACAGGTGTATTAGTAAGTGTAGTAAAGGCAtaatgtgtatatatatatatatgtattgGTTGTATATGTGTGTATTTACGTTCATGGTACTTTCTGCCTTCTTGAGTGTTGTTCTCTTGTTGTTTGCCCTTATTCGTAGGCTTGTATGACTAAAGAACGAAAAATCAGCTATACTCCCTACAAAAGGTTTTCCGCTTTAAAGCTAACCAGCTGACTTTTATTTACTGTATCATTCATATACACAAAAGACAAATTAGCTCACATTACAATGTTAACGAATTCTGCTCACCCTGCTATTGAAGATCAATACGCGTTGGCCAGTACGGCCCGCTCTAAATTGGCGAGATGTGTAAGTGCTACTACAAGAAATAAAGATTATAATTTAAGGGTGTTAGTGGGCCACGCTAACCTGCTAGATAAAATAACCGCAAACGTGGAAGCGCACAATGCTGCCGTCGACGCCCTTTCCACAGACCTGTTCGATAAAGGTAACGATAACCTGTCTATTGAGCATATCGAACTGTCTAATGCTAGGAGAGACGCCGGCGTTAACGAGGAGCGCACCGACAAGACGGACCATGGCAACTACTACGATTTCTACTCTAGTGACGAAGACCGTGATGTTGACACTCTATCTTCCACCGACAGtgaagacgatgacgatTATGAGGAGTACGACTTCGACTGCGACAGCTCCTTCGGCGAGcacaacaagaaaatcgACACGTACTTCAGTTCCCACACCACCCCCAATTACCAATATCTAACTCACACCGAATCTCATTCCGAACAAGCCGATGAGCTACCGGACGTCGCTCCGCGCTACAATGCCCTTACAGCGACGTGGGAAGAATCGGAAGAGGAGCATCCTCATACTCACTCAGGGGACGAGGCTATAAGGCTTGGGCACATAGATTTGAATGGCTCGTTGCCAATCTTCCGCGTACTGTCGCGTCGGAGAACTGAGCACGACGATGATAGTAGTACTAGCGACAACGAAAGCGCCAGCGATATCGAGGACGGTTCCGTACCATTGACTAGATTTCATTCTTCTCCAATCACAgcataaaaagaaaaacaccATANNNNNNNNNNNNNNNNNNNNNNNNNNNNNNNNNNNNNNNNNNNNNNNNNNNNNNNNNNNNNNNNNNNNNNNNNNNNNNNNNNNNNNNNNNNNNNNNNNNNNNNNNNNNNNNNNNNNNNNNNNNNNNNNNNNNNNNNNNNNNNNNNNNNNNNNNNNNNNNNNNNNNNNNNNNNNNNNNNNNNNNNNNNNNNNNNNNNNttttttttttctttcttttttgttattgtaTCACTACCATTGACGACTACACGACCCTCGCCCTCCTATCTAATAAACGAAcatattcttcattttcataatgtatatatacagtaTTATATATTGACCTAAGgcttttatttattattatgattattatttttctcttttacCACTGTCGTTATAGTTCAAGACTTTCTTGTCCCAGTCTTTTGTGTTTATTTCGAATCCGTTCGGACCTCCAGTACCACacatttcaaaaagctCCCTTTGACAGTCGAATTGTTCCACTTCAATCCAGTGTTCAAGCCACTTTAGGTCCGTCAGTCTGGTGTCTTCTGGAACACCGTTTATTGGGAAAAGATGCACCAATATGCAATAGCTTAGTCCACCAACAGCGTACCCAATAAAATAATTTAAACGGTAAACCTTTGTAGCACTGCTGGGCACGGAAACGCCCACCGAGCCCAAGAACCCGGGAATATTGGGAACCAGCCCAATGAAATACGCCGCCACTGCTCTCCAGTTGGTGCCGTACTTATTGTACATGTAATAGGAGTCCAGCTTATTGGTGTAGCAATGTAAGACATTAATGTGCCCTTTTCTCACAATGAAATAGTCCGCAGCAATGACTCCTGAGATAGAacataagaaaaaagagtaCGCTGTTAGCGCTGTGTTAAAGGCTTTTGATGATGCTAATAAGTTCCAGGGACAGCAGGCCAATGACAACAAAGCGCAAATATAGGAACCGCGTCTAATGTTGATAAATTTGGGAAATAGTGCGGTCATATCAATACCTGCCGGTGTGGAGTTTCCAGATAAACTGGAACCTAAGTGAACAAACGCATATATAAGCGAGAAGATGAATACACCCGCTCTGTTCCCGGAAGTAAAGTTTTCCAAGTATCTGTCTAAGATATTAAGAGGACTCCAATAGTTGGCCCCGTACTTGGCGTAAGTTGCTGAGACACATATAATACTGATCAGTGAAATAATGGCCATGCAAAAGGgtaaagcaaaaaattgtGAATAGACGGCTGACCTGTAAGTCTTACTAAATCTCGTGAAGTCTGGGGCGTTAAGAATCAAAGTAGCAAAATTTCCTATGCTGCTCATGATAGCTTCAATGACGGACCATGCCAAAACGGATTTGCTCGTGATAAGTTTAGTATCACTCAAGGAACCTAATGCCAAACGACCCTTGGATTTGCAAAGGGTCCAAGTTAAAAGACCAAATGCTGCAAATGGGGCGATAATGGATTTTACAACAAAGACATAACGCAAGCTATCGGTCGACAGCCACAAGAATGGCAGACACGCAACCCAGAAGATCATAAAACACATAAATTCAAAGTTGGTCAAATACGGGTCCGGTATTTTGTCCTTGATTCTGGTGTTTAAATCGGTACCGAAGATAGCCTTCAGCATCAACTGGACACATTCGCTACCAATATAAGCTAGTGTGGATGTCCAAATACACGCCATAATGATACGATTGATGACGATCCAAAcggaaaaataaataccGAAGGATATCCGTGATGATATAGGGAAGGATATATGATAATTGTTGcctatttttgaagataaaatcaaaaacaacgCGACAAAAGTGTATCCTGTCCAAACGCAAATCCAGGTCTGCCACCAGTTCAGGCCAAGTTGTAGACCAGTAGCGGATATTTGCCATGTGTTAATGTTGAAAGCTTCAGAaatccaaaagaaagtgTATTCTTTCCAGGTCCATGTTCTTCTCTTAGCCTCTATAGGCCTCAACTCCCCGTTGTACAAATATGTGGATAATAAGGATTTTCGGAGCTCCTTGAACGTTCTTATGGGCTCTTCGGGATTCTCATTAGTTGGTTCAATGGACTCTGGATCAACTTGCAGAAATTCAACGATTCTTTGAAACAAGGGCCGTTTCCCGTTATCCTTTAAAGAGGTCTTATCACTTTCCTGGtcattttctcttttttgcGAGCTGCTAGAAACGATACTGGCAGAATCATTGGCGGTTTTGTCTCGTTCTGTAGAAGAACGTTCGTTGTCACCGGTAAGCGAAGTGGTGTCTGTGCTGTTTTGTATTGTCTTTGATGAAGTATCGGAATCAAGTAACGCCATCAGGTATGGTCTAAATCTTGTGTATTCAATTCGGCTCTGAAAGTCTTGCTGCTTAAGCGAGGCACGTCATTACTctctataaaa encodes the following:
- a CDS encoding nucleobase cation symporter-1 family protein, which encodes MALLDSDTSSKTIQNSTDTTSLTGDNERSSTERDKTANDSASIVSSSSQKRENDQESDKTSLKDNGKRPLFQRIVEFLQVDPESIEPTNENPEEPIRTFKELRKSLLSTYLYNGELRPIEAKRRTWTWKEYTFFWISEAFNINTWQISATGLQLGLNWWQTWICVWTGYTFVALFLILSSKIGNNYHISFPISSRISFGIYFSVWIVINRIIMACIWTSTLAYIGSECVQLMLKAIFGTDLNTRIKDKIPDPYLTNFEFMCFMIFWVACLPFLWLSTDSLRYVFVVKSIIAPFAAFGLLTWTLCKSKGRLALGSLSDTKLITSKSVLAWSVIEAIMSSIGNFATLILNAPDFTRFSKTYRSAVYSQFFALPFCMAIISLISIICVSATYAKYGANYWSPLNILDRYLENFTSGNRAGVFIFSLIYAFVHLGSSLSGNSTPAGIDMTALFPKFINIRRGSYICALLSLACCPWNLLASSKAFNTALTAYSFFLCSISGVIAADYFIVRKGHINVLHCYTNKLDSYYMYNKYGTNWRAVAAYFIGLVPNIPGFLGSVGVSVPSSATKVYRLNYFIGYAVGGLSYCILVHLFPINGVPEDTRLTDLKWLEHWIEVEQFDCQRELFEMCGTGGPNGFEINTKDWDKKVLNYNDSGKREK
- the COR1 gene encoding ubiquinol--cytochrome-c reductase subunit COR1, whose translation is MLRSVTSKTVSNQFKRTLATAAPAPKAQVTQLSNGMVVATEHNPFAQSASVGVVFGSGSANENPYNNGVSNLWKNIFLSRESAATAAKDGLALSSTVSRDFQSYVVSSLPDSTAKSLDFLNQSFIQQRASLLSSSNFETTKKSVLKQVQDFEEIDQPNRVLEHLHSTAFQNTPLSLPTRGTQESLENLVVADMESFAHNHFLNSNAVIVGTGNIKHEDLVNHIESKNLSLQNGTKPELKKKSSFLGSEVRLRDDTLPKAWISLAVEGESVTSPHYFVAKLAAQIFGSYNAFEPASRLQGIKLLDNIQEYQLCDSFNHFSLSYKDSGLWGFSTATRNVTNIDDLMHFTLKQWNRLTISVTDTEVERAKSLLKLHLGQLYQSGNPANDANLLGAEVLAKGSKESLDEAFKKIDAVTVKDVKAWAGKRLWDQDIAIAGTGQIEGLLDYMRIRSDMSMMRW
- the ECM13 gene encoding Ecm13p is translated as MLTNSAHPAIEDQYALASTARSKLARCVSATTRNKDYNLRVLVGHANLLDKITANVEAHNAAVDALSTDLFDKGNDNLSIEHIELSNARRDAGVNEERTDKTDHGNYYDFYSSDEDRDVDTLSSTDSEDDDDYEEYDFDCDSSFGEHNKKIDTYFSSHTTPNYQYLTHTESHSEQADELPDVAPRYNALTATWEESEEEHPHTHSGDEAIRLGHIDLNGSLPIFRVLSRRRTEHDDDSSTSDNESASDIEDGSVPLTRFHSSPITA